The window GACCGTCGAGTCCGGGATGCCGTGGCAGATGACCTCGTTCACCGAGGTGCACAGCGACTTCGGGAAACCGCGGTAGCCGAGCGTGGACGGGTAGGCCCCGTGGTCGCACATGTAGTCGTGGGCGACCTTGTCCAGCTGGTCCGTGGTGACGCCCGGCGCGATGATCCTGGCGGCCTCCTCCATCGCCCGCGCGGCGATGCGGCCCGCGGTCCGCATGGCCTCCACGGTCTCCGGGGTCTGCACCTCCGGCCCGGTGTACGGCGTCGGCGCGGGCTTGCCGACGTACTCGGGCCGGCGGATGTTTCCGGGCACGGAACGGGTGGGGGACAGCTCCCCTGGTACGAGCAGCGACTGGCCAGACATGCCAGCGAGTCTATCCAGCGGACATGGGGGAACATGTCGGTGGCGAGAGGAGCTGTCCATGGCCCTGTTCAAGAAGCGCACCGCCGGCAAGCCGGGCGAGTGGTACTACTGCCTGGAGCACAAGAAGGTCGAGGAGGGCCCGGACTGCCCGGGCAAGGACCGCTTCGGGCCGTACGCCAGCCCGGAGGAGGCGCGGCACGCGATGGAGACCGCCGCCGAGCGCAACCTGCAGTGGGAGAACGACCCGCGGTGGCACGACGCCTCCGCCGGGGGGAACGCCGACGAGAACTGATCCCGCCCCGCGCGCCCGTCCGCCCGTCCGCGGTGGCGGACGGGCCCCGATCACACCTCGGCGGCGGCGGCGGCGCGCCGCTCGCGCATCCGTACGGCGTGGGCGTTCGTCCGCGCGTCGTAGGACATGAGGCCGGGCAGGCCGAGCGCCAGCAGGCCCATCACGCCCGCGCAGGCCAGTCCGCCGGACCATACCGACGTCCGCACCCCGGCCCAGGCGGCGAGCCCGCCCGCCCGCACCTGACCCAGCTGCGGGCCGACCGAGTACGAGAGCAGTTCGATCCCGGCGAGCCGGCCGCGCAACTCGTCCGGGATCGTCTGGTTCCACATGGCCGCCCGGAAGACCCCGCTCACCATGTCGAAGCCGCCGCCGACGGTGAGGAGGAGCAGGACGAGCCAGACGTTGCCGCAGATCCCGGCCGCGGCGACCGCCAGCCCCCAGCCGGCCGCCGAGAGCACCACCATGAGCCCGTGCCGGTGCACCCGTGAGGTCCAGCCGCTGGTCAGGCTGACCACCAGGGCCCCGGCCGGCAGGGCGGCGTACATCAGCCCGAGCGACCACTCGGCGTGCAGCTCGTCGGCGAGGAACGGCAGCACGGCGAGCGGCATGGCCAGGAACATCGCCGCCAGGTCGACGACGTAGGTGCCGAGGAGTTCCTTGCGGCTCCACGCGTACCGGGCGCCCTCCGCGACGGCCCGCAGATTCGGCTTCGCCGCCTCGTGGGAGGCGGGGGAGGGGGCGATCCGCAGGATGAACGCCAGCGACACGGCGAACGTCAGGAGATCGGCCGCGTACGCCCAGCCCAGGCCCGCGTAGGCGACGACCACACCCGCGAGCGCCGGTCCGGCGACCCCGCCGACGGTCCAGCGCAGCGAGTTCAGCGAGGCGGCGGCCGGCATGTCGTCGTGGGCGACGATCCGGGGCCACAGCGAGTCCAGGGCGGGGCGCTGGACGGAGACCAGCGCGGAGGAGAGCGCGGCGACCGCGTACAGCGGCCACACCGCGGGCCCCGGGAGCAGGGCGTTGACCAGCAGGACCGCGCTGAGCAGGCCCTGGCCCAGCTCCGTCCACACGATGAGCCCGCGCTTGTCGAGGGCGTCGGCGAGCGCACCGCCGTAGAGCCCGCACACGACGAGCGGCAGCAGTTCCACGGCGCCGACCGCACCCACGGCCGCCGCGGACCCCGTCAGCTCCTTCAGCTGGACGGGGAGCGCGACGAAGGTCAGGAAACTGCCGAAATTGCTGATCAGTCCTGACTTCCAGAGCCGCCGGAAGTCCGCGGAGGCCTTCCAGGGGGACAGATCGGGGAGGAGAGCTCGGGTCACCGGTGCATGCTCGGACGGCCGGGACCGCCGGGCAACCGCTTTTTCCCCGCACGGGGCCCGGATCCGTCACCAGGGGGCGGGGGGCGGGGCCGTCAGGATCTCCGCCAGCCGCGACAGCCGGTCGCGCAGGCCCCGGCCGGGCCGCGGGGAGCCCGCGTTCTCGCCCGCCGCCGCGCTGACCAGGTGCTGCACAGTGTCCAGGTCCAGTTCCGCGCCCTCCGGCACGGCCAGCGTGTCGTGCGCCATCGCCGCGAGCTCGCCGCCGCCCGCGCCCAGCGCCAGCACCGTCACCCCGGCCCGCCGGGCGTCGTGCACCCGCTCCAGCAGCGCGGCCGGCTCCTCGGGTGCCACGACCAGCAGGGTCTCCCCGCGCCGCGCCGCCGCGATCCGGCCCGGCCCGACCGCCAGGTGCGCGGGGTCCGACGGGCGTGCGTGATGGCGGACGAGGGTGGGCGCCAGCTCGGGCGTACCCGACCAGGCCGCCTCGTCCACCAGGTGCGCCGCCAGGTGCCAGGGCTCGTGGTCGGGCGTGCCCACCAGCAGCAGCCCACCGCCGTGCGCGACCACCGATCCGCGCAGCACCCCCGCGAACCGCCGGGTGGCGCCGAGCCACTCGGTTCCGGCCAGCACTTCCCGCAGCAACGCGACCCGTACGGCGTCCATGTGACCGCATACTGCCGCAACCGGCCGTTTGTGACGTGGAGTTCACCCCGAATTCGCCCGAACCGGGGATGGGGGACGAACCGTTGCCGTACGTGTGAGGAGCCGCCCGATGACCGACGTGACCGTCCCCTTCCGCGCGGGCCGCGAGGGATACGCGAGCTTCCGCATCCCCGCGGTCGTCGCCACCGGCGCCGGGACCCTCCTCGCCTTCTGCGAGGGCCGCGTGGACTCCGCCGCCGACCACGGGCACATCGACATCGTGCTGAAGCGCTCCACCGACGGCGGACGCACCTGGGGCCCGCTGCGGGTCGCCGCGAGCAACGGCCGGAACCTCGCCGGCAACCCCGCTCCCGTCGTCCTGGACACCGGCCGCGTCCTGCTCGTGCACGTCCGGGCCGCGGCCGGCGCCACCGAGGCCGCCATCCTGCGCGGACAGGTGAAGGACGCCGACGGACGCCGGGTGTGGGTGCAGCACAGCGACGACGACGGCGTCACCTGGTCCGCGCCCAAGGAGATCACCGCCCGCGTGAAGAAGCCCGGCTGGCGCTGGTACGCCACCACCCCCGGGCACGCGCTCCAACTGCGCTCCGGCCGCGTCCTCGTCCCGGCCAACCACACCCTGCCGCCCACCGGCACCGACACCGGCGCGGAGGCGAAGTACAACAGCGGCCACTGCCTGCTCAGCGACGACCGCGGCGCGAGCTGGTACCTCGGCTACCTGGACGAGAACACCGACGGATACGTCAACGTCAACGAGACCACCGCCGCCGAACTCCCCGACGGGCGTGTCTACTTCAACACCCGCAACGACTCTCCCGCGCCCGGCAACCGGGCCGACGCCCACTCCCGGGACGGCGGCAGGACCCTCGTCAAGCCCTTCCGTCCGCAGGCCGGCCTCGCCGCCCCGGTCTGCGAGGCGTCCGTCCTCCAGCTCCGCGACCCCGACCTGCTGCTGTTCTCCGGCCCGGCCGACCCCGCCGCCCGCGCCCTGATGACCCTGCGTGCCTCCACCGACGGCGGCACCACCTGGCGCCCGGCGCTCACCGTCGACGGGCTGCCCGCCGCCTACTCCGACCTGGTCCGCGTCGACCGGGACACGGTCGGGCTCCTGTACGAGACGGGAGACTTCGGCGCGTACGAGACGATCACCTTCCGCCGGCTCCCCGTGCACCGGCTGACCTGACCCGGTACGGGCCCGGACGCGGACGTAGAGTCGGGCCCATGACCTCTAGCGACAGCGCACAGAAGGCCCCCGCCAAGGACCCCTGGGACCTGCCCGACGTCTCCGGGTACGTCGTCGGCGTGCTGGGCGGCACCGGACCGCAGGGCAAGGGCCTCGCGTTCCGGCTCGCCCGGGCCGGCCAGAAGGTGATCATCGGCTCCCGGGCCGCCGAGCGCGCCCGGGCCGCCGCCGACGAGCTCGGCCACGGCGTCGAGGGCGCCGACAACGCCGAGACCGCGCGCCGCAGCGACATCGTGATCGTCGCCGTGCCGTGGGACGGCCACGGCGACACCCTGAAGTCGCTGCGCGAGGAGCTGGCCGGCAAGCTCGTCGTGGACTGCGTCAACCCGCTCGGCTTCGACAAGAAGGGCGCCTACGCGCTCAAGCCGGAGGAGGGCAGCGCCGCCGAGCAGGCCGCGGCCCTGCTGCCGGACTCGCGGGTCACCGCCGCCTTCCACCACCTGTCGGCCGTCCTGCTCCAGGACCCGGAGATCGAGCGGATCGACACCGACGTGATGGTGCTCGGCGAGGAGCGCGCCGACGTGGAGACCGTGCAGGCGCTCGCCGGGCGCGTCCCCGGCATGCGCGGCGTCTTCGCGGGCCGGCTGCGCAACGCCCACCAGGTCGAGTCGCTGGTGGCGAACCTGATCTCCGTCAACCGCCGGTACAAGGCGCACGCCGGGCTCCGCGTGACCGACGTGTGAGCCACGGGCGGGGCATCGGGGGGGGCATGGGGGACACTGGTCGTCGAAGCAGTGTCCCCCGCAAGGAGCCGAGCCCCATGCCCCGCATCGCCCTCTACACCCTCGCCGTCTGCGTCCTGGCCGTGGCCGCGGCGGTCGTCTCGTTCGTCCAGGGCAGCTGGCTGGGGATCGTCTGGGTGCTGCTGGCGGGCCTGTCGTCCAACATGACCTGGTACTACGTGAAGCGCGGCCGGGCCGGCGGGCAGGGCGGCTCGGTCACCGGCTGAGCGTGCAGATCTCCGGGGTGCCCTGCCAGAAGCGGTAGAGCTCCTGCCCGCAGTACTGGTCGAGCACGTCGATGCCCAGCCCGCGCAGGATCGTGTCGATCACGTCGAAGAACGCGCTGTTGACCGACGGCACCCACAGCAGCGCGAACACGAACAGCAGGCCGAACGGCGCGAACGGCTCCACCTGCCGCTTCACCCGGTACGACAGCCACGGCTCGATGACCCCGTAGCCGTCCAGACCCGGGACCGGCAGGAAGTTCAGGATCGCCGCCGTCACCTGGAGCAGCGCGAGGAACGCCAGCGCGTACCGGAATTCCCGGGGGACGCCGTCCAGCGCGTGCAGCCAGAAGGGCGCCGTGCACACCACCGCGAACAGGACGTTCGTCAGTGGGCCCGCCGCCGAGATCAGGCTGTGCCGCCAGCGGCCCCGGATGCGGCCGCGCTCGATGAACACCGCACCGCCCGGCAGACCGATACCGCCCATGATCACGAACAGCACCGGCAGCACGATGCTCAGCAGCGCGTGCGTGTACTTCAGCGGGTTCAGCGTGAGGTAGCCCTTCGCGCCGACCGTGATGTCCCCGCTGTGCAGGGCGGTGCGCGCGTGCGCGTACTCGTGCAGGCACAGGGAGACGATCCAGGCCGCGGTCACGAACAGGAACACCGCGATGCCCGGCTGTGCGGCGAACCCCGTCCACGTGGCCCAGCCGGTCACCGCCGTCACGGCCAGGATCCCCACGAACACGGGACTGACCCGTCGCTCGCCGTGGCGGGTGGTGGCGGTGGTCATGGGAGCTCCTGTCCGGGCGGGGACGATCGGGGACTGCGACCGTACCGGCCGCGGACACGTGGGGAAAACGTCTCGCGGTGGCCGCCAGGTTCCTGGAAGGTGAAGGGATGCCACGGATGAGGGTGTTCTACGAGGACTGGCAGATGGGATGCTGCGGCACACCGTTCGCGGTGGGCGACGAGGTCGCGTGGCGGCTGGTGCCCTACCGCAGGAAGGACCGCCGCAGGAACGCCGGGCACGGCGCCGAGGCGTGGGTGGAGAACCACGGCGGACCCGACCGGGCGACCACCGGCCGCGTGCACGCCATCGAACTGGTGCACCAGGAGTACCTGGCCCGGCACGATCCGCTCGCCGTCGCCCGTCCCGAGCCGGAACCCGGCACGGTGGTCCTGCGGCCTGCCGGACGGGCTCTCGAGGAGGTCCCGGACGGCCGGACGCTGGAGCCCGTCGACGCCTGCCCGAAGTGGTTCGAGGAGGACGAGGAGCCGCCGCCGCGCCAAGTGCCGTACCGGGTCCGCCGTACCGTGGGTGCCCTCGTCACCCTCGACGCCACGGGATCCGTGGACCTCCCCCGGCCGACCCTCGACGCCACGCCGGACGAACCCGGTGACCGCCCCTGACCGCTCCGGAGACAATGGACCCCGTGCGCTATCGCCTGCTCGGCACCACCCAGGCCGTCCGCCCCGACGGCACGCCCGTCCCGGTCGGCGGGGCACGTCTGCGTGCCCTGCTGAGCGTGCTCGCGCTCCGGGCCGGACGGACCGTCCCGGTCACCGTCCTGGTCGACGAGGTGTGGGACACCGACCCGCCCGCCGACGCCGGCGGCGCGCTCCAGGCGCTCGTCGGCCGGCTGCGGCGGGTCCTCGGCGCGGACGCCGTCGCCTCCGTGGACGGCGGCTACCGGCTCACCGCCGCGCCCGACGACGTCGACCTCACCCGCTTCGACCGGCTGACCGGCGACGGCCTGCGCGCCCTCGCCGACGGCGACCCCGCCAAGGCCGCCGTCGTCCTCGACGACGCCCTCGCCCTGTGGCACGGCCCGGTCCTCGCCGACCTGCCCGGCCACACCGCCGAGGCGGCCCGCTGGGAGACCCGCCGCCTCGACGCCCTGCGCGCCCGGCACACGGCCGCCCTCGCCCTCGGGCAGGCCGAGCAGTCGCTGCCCGAGCTGACCGCCCTGTGCGACGGTCACCCGCTGGACGAGCCGCTGCAGGTGCTGCGGCTGCGCGCCCTGCGGGACGCCAGCCGCCCGGCCCAGGCACTCGCCGGCTACGAGGACGTACGACGGCTGCTCGCGGACCGGCTCGGCTCCGACCCCGGACCCGAACTGCGCGCGCTGCACACCGAGTTGCTGAACGAGACGCCCCCCGAGCCGGCCGCGGCACCGGGGGCGCGGCCCGGCAACCTGCCCGCCCGCCTCACCTCCTTCGTCGGCCGGGAACCCGACATCGAGGCCATCGGCGCCGACCTCGCCGCGGCCCGCCTCGTCACCCTGCTCGGGCCCGGCGGCGCCGGGAAGACCCGGCTCTCCCAGGAGGCCGCCGAGGCGGTGCGGCACACCGTCCGGGACGGGGTGTGGCTGGCCGAGCTCGCGCCCGTGGACGATCCGGAGGCCGTGGCGCAGGCCGTGCTCACCGCGATCGGCGCCCGCGAGACCGTGCTGCACGGCGCGGGCGCCGACACCATGCGCGCCGTCTCCGACCGGCACGACGACCCCCTCGAACGGCTCGTGGAGCACTGCGCCCGGCGCCGAATGCTGATCATCCTCGACAACTGCGAGCACGTCGTCGAGGCCGCCGCGCGGCTGACCGACCGGCTGCTGGCCCGCTGCCCCGACCTGACCGTCCTCGCCACCAGCCGCGAACCCCTCGGGGTACCCGGTGAGCTGGTGCGCCCCGTGGAGCCGCTGCCCGAGCCCGTCGCGCTGCGGCTGCTCGCCGAGCGCGGAGCGGCCGCCCGGCCCGGATTCCTCGTCGAGGACGACCCCGAGGCGTGCGCCGAGATCTGCCGGCGCCTCGACGGACTGCCCCTCGCCATCGAACTCGCTGCGGCCCGCTTCCGCATGCTCACCCCCCGGCAGATAGCCGACCGGCTCGACGACCGCTTCCGGCTCCTCACCTCCGGCAGCCGCACCCTGCTGCCCCGCCAGCAGACCCTCCGTGCCGTCGTGGACTGGTCCTGGGACCTGCTGGACGCGGACGAACGCGAGGTGCTCGCCCGGCTGTCCGTCTTCGCCGGCGGCTGCGACCTCGCCGCCGCCGAGGCCGTGTGCGGCCCGGTCGCCCTGGACGCGCTCGGCTCCCTGGTCGACAAGTCCCTGGTGGTGGCCGCCCCCACGGCCCGGGGCGGGATGCGCTACCGGCTCCTGGAGACCGTCGCCGAGTACGCCTCCGAACGGCTCGACGAGGCCGGGCAGCGCACCGGTGCCGAGCGCGCCCACCTCACGTACTACCGCGAACTCGCCCGCACCACCGACCCGTTGCTGCGCGGACCCGAACAGCGCACCGCCATCGACCGGATCCAGACGGAGTACGAGAACCTGCGCACCGCCCTGCGGCACGCCGTCGCCCTGCGCGACGAGCAGGAGGCGCTGTGCCTGACGCTGTCCCTCCAGTGGTTCTGGCAGATGCGCGACCAGCGCCTCGAAGTACGCGCCTGGTGCAAGGAGGTGATGCCGCTCGGCCCCGACCCGTTCACCGAACCCGTCCGTCGCGCCCGCCCGGTGTGGCGGCGCACCACCGACACCCCGCCGCCCTACGAGGGCGAGGTCCTGCTGGAGGCCCGGCGCGGTGTCCACTTGGCCCATCTCGCCATGATGGACACCGAGATGGAGGCCTGGCAGACCCCCGAGGCGAGGGCCAAGCTCCGCGTCATCACCCAGGTCTACGAGCCGGGCCTGCCGCAGACCTGCCGGGCCCCGGGCATGCTGTGGTTCTTCGCCGAGATGCTGACCAACGGCATGGAACGGCTGCGGGTCATCATCGACGCGGCCGTGCGGACCTGCCGGGACACCCCGGGCTACGAGTGGGAGCTGGCCGGCGCCCTGCAGATGCGCGCCAACCTCCTCGCCAACCGCACCGCCTGGGCCGGCGACGCCACCCGCGACGCGGACGAGGCCCTGCAGATGTACCGCCGCCTCGGCGACGACTGGGGCACCGCGGAGGCGCTGTCCGCCCGCGGGGAGGCCCGCGAGCGCAAGGGTGCCTTCGGTGAGGCCGCCGCCGACTACCAGGCGGCCATCGACCACGCCGAACGCCTCGGCGCGCGCGCCCAGATGGCCGTTCTGCGCTCCCGCCTGGGCAGCGTGCTCATGGAGTCGGGCGAGCTGGAGCGCGGCGAACGCCTGCTGCGCGAGGTCATCGCCAGCCAGGACGGCATCCACAACGAGGCGATGCCCGCCGCCCGGCTGTTCCTCGCCTGCTGGCTCGGCCTGACCGGGCGGATCGGCGAGGGGCGGGAGCAACTCCGGTTGATACGCGAGGAGTTCAAGATCGCGCACTTCGTCGTGTTCGACGCGATCATCCTCGGCCAGGAGGCCTGGCTGGACGCCCTCGACGACCGGAGCGAGGAGGCGCTGCCCCGGCTGCGCAAGGCGCTCCGGCTCGCCACCGACCCGCTGTCCGAGGCCATCACCCCGCACATGAACTCCATCTGCCTCACCATCGCCGCGATGGCCCTGGCCCGCGTCGACGGGGGCGTCCGGGCCGCCGACGCGGCCCGCTGCCTGGCCGCCGCCGTGCGTTTCCTGCCGCCCGGCCACGGGCTGTCCGGGGTGGAGCGCAGGCTGTACGACATGACCGAGGCCCGGATCCGGGAGGAACTCGACGGCCCCGCGTACGAGGCCGCGTACGCCGAGGGCGGTGGCCTCTCCCTCGTGGAGGCCACCGCCCTGATCTGACCGTCCCGGCCGGTCAGGCCTTGGTGCGGAACTTGTGGATCGCGACCGGAGCCATGACCGCGGTGAGTCCCACCGACCAGATGAGGGTGACCCAGAGGTCGTGGGCGACCGGGCCGCCCTCCATCAGTCCCCGCGCGGTGTCGGCCAGGGCGGACAGCGGGTTGTAGTCGGTGAACGACTGGAGCCAGCCCGGCATCGACGTGGTCGGCGCGAAGATCGACGAGCCGAACTGGAGCGGCATCAGCACGAGGAAGCCCATGGCCTGCACCGACTGTGCGCTCTTCATCATCACGCCGAGGGTCAGGAACACCCACATCAGCGCCGAGCCGAACACCGCGGACAGGCCGATCGAGGCCAGCAGACCGGCCCAGTGCCTGATGTCGTAGCCCACGAGGACGGCGACCAGCATCAGCACGCAGGTCGCGAACAGCATCCGCATCATCTCCACCGCGATCTTCGCGAAGAGGACGGAGCCGCGCCCGATGGGCAGCGAGCGGAAGCGGTCCATGACACCGGAGTTGAAGTCCTGGTTGAAGCCGGTGCCCACGCCCTGGGCCATGTTCATGCCCATCATGGCCATGAGGCCGGGGATGACGTACTGGACGTACTGCTCCTGGCCGCCGCCCAGCGACTGCCCGATGGAGCCGCCGAAGACGTACACGAACAGCAGGGTGAAGACGACCGGGAACAGGATGGCGTCGAACATCGACTCCGGGTCCTGCCGGATCCACAGCAGGTTGCGGCGGATCAGCGCGCCGGTGTGCCGCAGATGGGCCCGCAGCGGGATCGGCGTGTCGGCCTTCGCGGTGGCCGCGGCGGCCGGGGACAGGGTGGCGGTGCTCATACGGCGACCTCCTGGCGGTCTTCGGCGGGCGCGGCGTCCTGCGGGGCACTGGCACGGTGGCCGGTGAGGGACAGGAACACCTCGTCCAGGCTGGGCAGCTCGGTGGTGATGGAGGAGAGCGTGATGCCGCGCGCGGTGACCGCGCCGACCACGGCGGTCAGCTGCTCGTCGCTGAGGATCGGCACCAGCAGCGTCCCGGTCTCGTTGTCCACGGTGGTGGTCGCGAGGCCGGTGATGCCCAGCTCGTCCAGCATCCCGGCGAGCGGCCGCAGCTGGAGCGGGTCCACCGGGCGCACCCTGAGGGTGCGGCCGCCGACGCGGGCCTTCAGCTCCTCGATGCCACCCTTGGCGATGACCTTGCCGCGGTCCACGACGGTGAGTTCGGAGGCGAGCTGCTCGGCCTCCTCCATGTACTGGGTGGTGAGCAGCACGGTGACGCCGTCGCCGACCATCGCCTTCACCTCGTCCCACACCTCGTTGCGGGTGCGGGGGTCGAGGCCGGTGGTCGGCTCGTCCAGGTACAGCACGGCGGGCCGGCCGATCATGGAGGCGGCGAGGTCCAGCCGCCGCCGCATACCGCCGGAGTACGTGCTCGCCGGGCGCCTGGCGGCCTCGGTGAGGGAGAACCGCTCCAGCAGTTCGTCGGCGCGGAGCCGGGCGTCCTTGCGGGACAGGTCCAGCAGCCGGCCGATCAGGTAGAGGTTCTCCCAGCCGGGCAGCTTCTCGTCCACGGAGGCGTACTGGCCGGTCAGGCCTATCACCCGGCGCAGCTGCCGGGGCTGCCGTACGACGTCGTAGCCGGCCACGACGGCCTCTCCGGCGTCG of the Streptomyces sp. 1222.5 genome contains:
- a CDS encoding DUF6578 domain-containing protein; the encoded protein is MPRMRVFYEDWQMGCCGTPFAVGDEVAWRLVPYRRKDRRRNAGHGAEAWVENHGGPDRATTGRVHAIELVHQEYLARHDPLAVARPEPEPGTVVLRPAGRALEEVPDGRTLEPVDACPKWFEEDEEPPPRQVPYRVRRTVGALVTLDATGSVDLPRPTLDATPDEPGDRP
- a CDS encoding site-2 protease family protein, which encodes MTTATTRHGERRVSPVFVGILAVTAVTGWATWTGFAAQPGIAVFLFVTAAWIVSLCLHEYAHARTALHSGDITVGAKGYLTLNPLKYTHALLSIVLPVLFVIMGGIGLPGGAVFIERGRIRGRWRHSLISAAGPLTNVLFAVVCTAPFWLHALDGVPREFRYALAFLALLQVTAAILNFLPVPGLDGYGVIEPWLSYRVKRQVEPFAPFGLLFVFALLWVPSVNSAFFDVIDTILRGLGIDVLDQYCGQELYRFWQGTPEICTLSR
- a CDS encoding ATP-binding cassette domain-containing protein, which codes for MTRIDDNPAGERPAVTVRGLVKHYGETKALDGVDLDVRQGTVMGVLGPNGAGKTTLVRILSTLITPDAGEAVVAGYDVVRQPRQLRRVIGLTGQYASVDEKLPGWENLYLIGRLLDLSRKDARLRADELLERFSLTEAARRPASTYSGGMRRRLDLAASMIGRPAVLYLDEPTTGLDPRTRNEVWDEVKAMVGDGVTVLLTTQYMEEAEQLASELTVVDRGKVIAKGGIEELKARVGGRTLRVRPVDPLQLRPLAGMLDELGITGLATTTVDNETGTLLVPILSDEQLTAVVGAVTARGITLSSITTELPSLDEVFLSLTGHRASAPQDAAPAEDRQEVAV
- a CDS encoding exo-alpha-sialidase translates to MTDVTVPFRAGREGYASFRIPAVVATGAGTLLAFCEGRVDSAADHGHIDIVLKRSTDGGRTWGPLRVAASNGRNLAGNPAPVVLDTGRVLLVHVRAAAGATEAAILRGQVKDADGRRVWVQHSDDDGVTWSAPKEITARVKKPGWRWYATTPGHALQLRSGRVLVPANHTLPPTGTDTGAEAKYNSGHCLLSDDRGASWYLGYLDENTDGYVNVNETTAAELPDGRVYFNTRNDSPAPGNRADAHSRDGGRTLVKPFRPQAGLAAPVCEASVLQLRDPDLLLFSGPADPAARALMTLRASTDGGTTWRPALTVDGLPAAYSDLVRVDRDTVGLLYETGDFGAYETITFRRLPVHRLT
- a CDS encoding MFS transporter — translated: MTRALLPDLSPWKASADFRRLWKSGLISNFGSFLTFVALPVQLKELTGSAAAVGAVGAVELLPLVVCGLYGGALADALDKRGLIVWTELGQGLLSAVLLVNALLPGPAVWPLYAVAALSSALVSVQRPALDSLWPRIVAHDDMPAAASLNSLRWTVGGVAGPALAGVVVAYAGLGWAYAADLLTFAVSLAFILRIAPSPASHEAAKPNLRAVAEGARYAWSRKELLGTYVVDLAAMFLAMPLAVLPFLADELHAEWSLGLMYAALPAGALVVSLTSGWTSRVHRHGLMVVLSAAGWGLAVAAAGICGNVWLVLLLLTVGGGFDMVSGVFRAAMWNQTIPDELRGRLAGIELLSYSVGPQLGQVRAGGLAAWAGVRTSVWSGGLACAGVMGLLALGLPGLMSYDARTNAHAVRMRERRAAAAAEV
- a CDS encoding BTAD domain-containing putative transcriptional regulator, coding for MDPVRYRLLGTTQAVRPDGTPVPVGGARLRALLSVLALRAGRTVPVTVLVDEVWDTDPPADAGGALQALVGRLRRVLGADAVASVDGGYRLTAAPDDVDLTRFDRLTGDGLRALADGDPAKAAVVLDDALALWHGPVLADLPGHTAEAARWETRRLDALRARHTAALALGQAEQSLPELTALCDGHPLDEPLQVLRLRALRDASRPAQALAGYEDVRRLLADRLGSDPGPELRALHTELLNETPPEPAAAPGARPGNLPARLTSFVGREPDIEAIGADLAAARLVTLLGPGGAGKTRLSQEAAEAVRHTVRDGVWLAELAPVDDPEAVAQAVLTAIGARETVLHGAGADTMRAVSDRHDDPLERLVEHCARRRMLIILDNCEHVVEAAARLTDRLLARCPDLTVLATSREPLGVPGELVRPVEPLPEPVALRLLAERGAAARPGFLVEDDPEACAEICRRLDGLPLAIELAAARFRMLTPRQIADRLDDRFRLLTSGSRTLLPRQQTLRAVVDWSWDLLDADEREVLARLSVFAGGCDLAAAEAVCGPVALDALGSLVDKSLVVAAPTARGGMRYRLLETVAEYASERLDEAGQRTGAERAHLTYYRELARTTDPLLRGPEQRTAIDRIQTEYENLRTALRHAVALRDEQEALCLTLSLQWFWQMRDQRLEVRAWCKEVMPLGPDPFTEPVRRARPVWRRTTDTPPPYEGEVLLEARRGVHLAHLAMMDTEMEAWQTPEARAKLRVITQVYEPGLPQTCRAPGMLWFFAEMLTNGMERLRVIIDAAVRTCRDTPGYEWELAGALQMRANLLANRTAWAGDATRDADEALQMYRRLGDDWGTAEALSARGEARERKGAFGEAAADYQAAIDHAERLGARAQMAVLRSRLGSVLMESGELERGERLLREVIASQDGIHNEAMPAARLFLACWLGLTGRIGEGREQLRLIREEFKIAHFVVFDAIILGQEAWLDALDDRSEEALPRLRKALRLATDPLSEAITPHMNSICLTIAAMALARVDGGVRAADAARCLAAAVRFLPPGHGLSGVERRLYDMTEARIREELDGPAYEAAYAEGGGLSLVEATALI
- the npdG gene encoding NADPH-dependent F420 reductase, which encodes MTSSDSAQKAPAKDPWDLPDVSGYVVGVLGGTGPQGKGLAFRLARAGQKVIIGSRAAERARAAADELGHGVEGADNAETARRSDIVIVAVPWDGHGDTLKSLREELAGKLVVDCVNPLGFDKKGAYALKPEEGSAAEQAAALLPDSRVTAAFHHLSAVLLQDPEIERIDTDVMVLGEERADVETVQALAGRVPGMRGVFAGRLRNAHQVESLVANLISVNRRYKAHAGLRVTDV
- a CDS encoding ABC transporter permease; this translates as MSTATLSPAAAATAKADTPIPLRAHLRHTGALIRRNLLWIRQDPESMFDAILFPVVFTLLFVYVFGGSIGQSLGGGQEQYVQYVIPGLMAMMGMNMAQGVGTGFNQDFNSGVMDRFRSLPIGRGSVLFAKIAVEMMRMLFATCVLMLVAVLVGYDIRHWAGLLASIGLSAVFGSALMWVFLTLGVMMKSAQSVQAMGFLVLMPLQFGSSIFAPTTSMPGWLQSFTDYNPLSALADTARGLMEGGPVAHDLWVTLIWSVGLTAVMAPVAIHKFRTKA